One region of Bubalus kerabau isolate K-KA32 ecotype Philippines breed swamp buffalo chromosome 6, PCC_UOA_SB_1v2, whole genome shotgun sequence genomic DNA includes:
- the KPLCE gene encoding protein KPLCE: MCDQQKQPEFPPSCVKGSGLEVVQSTKCTSVKCPPPCPTQTFVKCSPPCPTQTFVKCPGPCLTQTYVKCPPPCTTQNYVKCPVPFQTKTYVNYVTPCQTLVKCPAPSQTTYMKYPAPCQTFVKCPAPCQTTYVKSPAPCQTQTYYVQTPAPSQTYYTQAPIRGSVTSCCVPDPCSAPCSTSYCCLAPRTFGVSPLRRWIQRPQDCNSGSSGCCEDSGCCGSGCCSSGCCSSGCCGSGCCCLGIIPMRSRGPACCDCDDDCDC, translated from the coding sequence ATGTGTGACCAGCAGAAACAGCCAGAATTCCCTCCATCTTGCGTGAAAGGTTCAGGATTGGAAGTTGTGCAGAGTACCAAATGTACTTCTGTAAAATGCCCACCTCCATGTCCGACTCAAACCTTCGTGAAATGCTCACCTCCATGTCCAACTCAAACCTTTGTGAAATGCCCAGGTCCATGTCTGACTCAAACCTACGTGAAATGTCCACCTCCGTGTACAACTCAAAACTATGTGAAATGCCCAGTTCCGTTCCAGACGAAGACCTATGTGAACTATGTAACTCCTTGCCAGACCCTAGTGAAGTGCCCAGCTCCAAGCCAGACGACCTACATGAAATATCCAGCTCCTTGCCAGACGTTTGTGAAGTGCCCTGCTCCATGCCAGACGACCTATGTGAAATCCCCAGCCCCTTGCCAGACCCAGACATACTATGTTCAGACCCCTGCTCCTTCCCAAACCTACTACACTCAGGCTCCTATAAGAGGCTCAGTCACCTCATGTTGTGTCCCTGATCCATGCTCTGCTCCTTGTTCCACCAGCTACTGCTGTCTGGCTCCCCGGACCTTCGGGGTAAGTCCTCTGAGACGCTGGATACAACGACCCCAGGACTGCAACTCAGGATCATCTGGCTGCTGTGAGGATTCTGGATGCTGTGGCTCTGGGTGCTGCAGCTCTGGATGCTGCAGCTCTGGATGCTGCGGCTCTGGGTGCTGTTGTCTAGGAATTATTCCCATGAGGTCCCGAGGTCCTGCATGCTGTGATTGCGACGATGACTGCGACTGTTAA